GGGGATCTCTGAACGGGTTTTAGCGCAGCTAACCAGCGCTAAACCGTCGAGTTGGAGAGGGCTGTTATCCCGTACTGATATCGCTCCAGAACCGTAGATATCGCTAAACATATAAAAATTATATCTATCCAGTAAATTTGATACACCTACCGGTGCTCCCGGCCGACGGGGAGGGTTCGCAGGACCGCGAAGTCGAACCGGTCGATCCGGATCAGGCCGGCGAAGAGGAGTCCCGCGAGCGCGACCGGAATCCAGTTCCCGAAGGCGGCGTTGATCGCGCCCCAGAGGATCACGAAGCTCACGAGGTCGTCGAGCATGAACGCGCAGTCGTTGACGCGGTCGACCAGCGCCTGCCAGTCGAACGCGAGGTCGAACAGGCCGACGGCCACGGTCGCCGAGAGGATCCACCCGAGGTAGTTCGACCACGGGACGCCGTAGTAGACGCCGCCGGCGTCGTAGGCCCAGAACCCGAGCGCCACGGCTCCGGGGTCGAGGACGAGGTCCACGAGCAGGACCGTGGCGATCACGACCGGGAGGCGGATCGCCCAGCGGCCGGCGCGGTCGCCCAGCAGGAGCAGACAGAGCAGGTAGCTGTTGAGCACGAGCGGGAAGAAGAAGACGGGGAGGCCGACGGGCACGGCGCCGAGCAGCATCGGGCCGAGGTCGACGCCGTACTCGAAGGCGCCGTAGGGCCAGCCGGTCGTCACGCCCACGTACTCGATCCCGTAGGAGTAGGCGGTCAGGGCGAGCAGGGCGGCGGTCGCGCGCCGGTCGAGCAGCGGTGCGACGCCGGCGATCAGTGGGAGTCGCATGACGAGTGTGCCAAAGAGCACGAGATATGGGTTGAAGTTGAGCGGGCCGGGCAGCAGCGACTCGGCGCTGGCCAGGAGCGTGATCGCCCCGACGACGGGGAAGACGACGGCGATGGTGAAGCGGTTCTCGCGGACGAGTCGGTCGAGGCGGGCCTCGATCCGGTCGCGCGCGGCGGGCTCAGCCGCCATAGACGAGCACCCAGAGGCCGCCGAGGGTCATCGCCATGCCGATCAGCGTGTTGATCGCGGGGTACCACCAGTAGGCGTCGTCGACGTCGATCTGGGCGAAGGCGATGCCGAAGACGAGGACGGGGTAGGCGAGCAACAGGGCGCCGAAGCCGACGTGGACGAGCGAGAAGGCGACGGCCGCCGCCAGCCAGCAGGCCGCGCAGTAGTAGTAGGTGCGACGCTTCCCGAGCGCGGTCGCGGTGGTCCGGATCCCCGCCTCGCGGTCGGGTTCGATGTCCGGGATGGCCGAGAAGGTGTGCATCCCCATAGTCCAGAGCCAGCCGGCCGCGATGGCCGCCAGCGGGGGCAAGGTGCCGGCGACGGCGGTGAAGGCGATCACGCCGGGCAGGACGTACAGGCCGTTCGACACCGAATCCAGCAGCGGCGTGGTCTTGAACCGCAGCGGGGGCGCGCTGTACTCGACGGCGAGGAAGAACCACAGGGCCAGCACGCCGGTCGCCACCGGCGGGAGCGAGAGGGCGAACGGGACGCCGAGGGCGCCGCTCAGGACGACGGCCAGCCGGACCCAGCCGTCGTCCCGGAAGCGGACCTCCTGGTCGTCTTTCTTGGGATTTGCCTCGTCCACGTCGGCGTCGAAGGCGTCGTTGACCCCGTAGAGGAAGACGTTCGCGGGCACGGTGAAGTACGCGAGCAGGAGGACGGCGACGGGGGCAAACAGTTCCGCGACGCTCCCGGCGGCGTAGGTCGTGCCGACGATGACTGGCCCGCCCAGGTAGAGCCAGAAGCGCGGCCGGGAGAGCCAGAAGAGATAGCCAGTGCGACTCTCCTGGGAGGGGAGATGGCTGGCGACCGATTCGAGTCGGGAGCGGACGGCGCCGTCGCTCATCTGTCCGCGAGCACGGCGTTGGCGGCGTGTTCGCCGCTGATCAGACACATCGGGACGCCGATCCCGGGGGTGGTGAACGAGCCGGTGAAGTAGAGCCCGTCGACGGCCGACGAGCGGTGTGGCGGGCGCAACAGCGAGGTCTGCCGGAGGGTGTGGGCCAGCCCCAGCGCGGTCCCCTGGATCGAGTTGTAGCGGTCGGCGAACTCCGACACCGAAAATCGCTCCTCGACGGCGATGCGGTCCCGGAGGTCGACGCCGGTGTTCTCGGCGAGGTCGGCGAGCACCTGATCGCGGTAGCGCTGCCGGGTGGTCTCGTCGTCGTCGAGGTCGGGCGCGATGGGCACGAGGACGAACAGATTTCCGTACGCGTCGGTGTCGCCGTCGGGGACCGTCGACGCGTCGGTCTCGGAGGGGACGCAGCAGTAGTACGCCGGATCGTCCGGCCAGGCCGGTTCGTCGAAGATCTGCTCGAAGTGGGGGTCCCAGTCCTCGGGCAGGACCAGTGTGTGGTGGGCGAGTTCGTCGAGGTCGCCCTCGACGCCCAGATAGAGGAGAAAGGCGGAGGGCGCGTAGGTCTTCGAGTCCCAGTAGTCGGCGTCGTACTGGCGCTCGTGTTCGGGGAGGAGTTCCTGCTCGGTGTGGGCGTAGTCGGCGTCGCTCACTACGAGATCGGGATGATACTCGTCTCCGCTCTCGGTCGCGACGAGGAAGCCCTCCTTCCGGCGGGTGATCTCGGCGACCTCCGTGCCGGTGACGTACTCGACGCCGAGTTCCGTGCCAAGGTCGACGACGGCGTCGACTACAGCGCCGATGCCGTTGTCGCGGTCGCCCTTCCCGCGTGGGTAGTGGACGCCGAGGTTGAAGTCGACGTGGCTCATCATGTTGTAGAGCGCGGGGGTGTTGTGCGGCGCGCCGCCGAGGAACACGAGGGTGTACTGCATGATCTGCTGGAGCTTGGGGTTCTCGAAGTAGTCCGCGACGTGGCCCTGCATGTTCCCCAGGAGCTTGAGGCCGACCGGCGCGGCCCGCATCACGTCCAGATCCACCCAGTCGCGCAGCCGCGGGCGGTCCTCGTAGACGAAGTTCTCCATGGCGAGCTCGTAGTTCCGCTTGCTCTCCTCGAGGTAGGCGTCGAAGGCCTCGCCGCCGCCGTCTTCCAGGGAGGCAAACAGCTCGCGGACCTCCTCGCGGTCCGCGGAGACGTCGACCCGCTCGCCGTGTTCTCGCGGGCCCTGCCCGCTCGAATCGGTCGCGGCGCTTCGCGCCTCGCCGTCCTTGAAGAAGATTCGGTAGTGCGGGTCCAGTCGCTCCAGGTCGTAGTAGTCCGAGGGGGAGCGGCCGAATTGGCCGAAGAAGCGCTCGAAGACGTCGGGCATCAGGTACCACGACGGGCCCATGTCGAAGCGAAACCCCTCGACTTCGAGCCGGCTGGCGCGACCGCCCAGTTGCTCGTTTTTCTCGAGCACTCGCACGTCGGCGCCGGCGTCGGCCAGGTAACACGCCGTCGACAGTCCCCCGAACCCTCCACCGACGACGTCGACCGCCGTTCCAGCGAGCGAACTCATTGGGGAAACTAGAGACCGGACGGAGAATAAAAGGGCGGGCTGACCAGTATGGTTCGCCAAGGGTTCACACGATAGAAACCGGGATGGGGCTGCCGATCCAACTGGAAGGCGATGGACGGGACGAACGCCGTCGTCACGGGTGCGAGCAGGGGTATCGGGGCCGCCGTCACTCGCGAGTTCGTCGACGCGGGGGCTCACGTCCTCGCCTGCGCCCGAACCGCGGACGATCTGGAGGACCTGGCCGCTGCCCTGGAATCCGCAGCCGGATCGGTGACCACGCAACGGGCGGACGTCCGCGACGAGTTCGACGTGGAGCGGGCAATGGAGACCGCGGCCCGCGAGAACGGAGCCATCGACGTCGTCGTCGCGAACGCCGGCGTCTACCACGGGACGCCGGGCGAGACGCCCCTGTCCGGGGAGTCCTACGCCGCCTTCGACGATCACCTGCGGACGAACGGTCGGGGCGTGTTCACGACGATTCGCGAGTCGCTGCCCCACCTCGCGCCGGACGCACGCGTGCTCGTCAGCTCCGGACACGTGGCCCGCGAGGCCGAACCGGGCTACGGCTCCTACGCGGTCTCGAAGGCGACCGCCGAGGCCGTGGCTCGGGGGTTCGCCGCCGACCTCGACCAGTCGGTCGGCGTCGTCGACCCCGGCGTCGTGGCGACCGACCTGACCGACGAGCACGGGCGCGACCCGGCCGAGGTCGCCCCGATGTTCCGCTGGGCGGCGACGGCGGCACCCGAGGCCGACCTCGACGGTGCGATCCTGGACCTGGCGACGTGGAAGCGAGCCACCCGCTGACACGCTCGCGAGCGTCGCGTTCGCCGGATCGGAGGATTTATTGGCGCCATCGCACCTCTTCCAACAAGGCCATAATAATATGAGCACTGGTGTTATTAACCGACGAGCGCGCCCGTCGCTGGCGGGACTGGTCGGTGTGGTCGCGCTGATCGCGCTCTCGGGGCTCGCGGTGATGGCGGACCTCGGGAAGGTGCTGGTGATCGCGTGGGTCGCGTTCGCGGCGATGGCGGGGTCGATCCCGCTCGGCGTGCGCGCGGCCGAGAGCGCGAGCGCGACGCGGCTGGTGTGGGGCTACGGGCTGGCCAGCGGCGCGATGATCACGAGCGCGGCGGTCTTCCTCGTGCCGCAGGCGATGGGCTTCGACCCGCGGATCGGCGGGTTCGGCATCGCTGCCGGCATCGTCGTCGGCTTCGGCTCGCACGTTCTGGGTCACCGGCTCTCGCACCTCAACGCCGCGTTCGACGACACGGCCGTCCAGCTGTCGGCCCACGCGCTCTCCGCGGGCGCGATCATCGGCCTCGTCTACGGCGCGATGCCGGAACTGGGCCTCCTGCTAGGGCTGGCCATCGTCTCGCACAAGGGGCCGGCCGGCTACGCGGCCGCGCGTCGGCTGGCGAACGCCGACCGCTCGGCGTCGGTCATCCTCTTTCCCGCGTCAGGCGTCGGCATCACGGCCATCCCGACGGCGTTGCTCGACCTCCCCGCGATCCCGGCGATCAACGCCGCCGTCTTCGGCTTCGCCGCCGGCCTGTTCCTCCACGTCGCTATGGACTTTCTCCCCCGCTGTGAGGTCGGCGGTGAGGTCGGCGAGGTCGCGCAGGTCTCCGACCACGCCCACGAACTGCTCGACCGCCTCCGGATCCACGCCGTCGTCAGCACCTCGCTGGGCGGCCTCGCCGTCTTCGCTGCGTGGCTCGCCGTCGGCGCCTGAGGGGACGATCGGCCGGTTCTCGCCGCTCGCTCGCCCGCGAATCTTGCATTTTCACACGCTCCCCTGGCAAAAAGTCACGTCCGTAGCGGTGTCCGGGAGAATATAAGGAAAATATATCTATTCTGGGGGCTATTGCTGTACATTCAGGGGAAGATTTTTACTATGCCGGGACACACGTGGAGGTAAGCATGGTAGAATGCGACAGCTGTGAAGACGACGTACTGCACGTCTGGAGACACCGCGCGATCGGCGAGACGGTGACCCACCGCGAGCAGCGCTGGGTCTGTGCCGACTGTCACCCGAAACTGGCGAGCACCCTCCGGAACGACGCCGAGGCCGAGTCGACCGAGGAGCCGACGACCGACGCCACGGGGGAGGACGCCGAGAAGGTCATCGTCACCGACGGCGGCCGCTTCGCCTGTCCGTCCTGCGGCGGCGAGACGATAAACGGCCAGGGGCTGTTCGGTTGTCTGTCCTGTTCCTGGACGGGCGTCAACTAGTTCGGCGCCGAGCTCCGTCGTTCCGGTGGCACGCGGCCGGATTCAGTTGTACTCGCGCCAGCGGTTGCCGCACTCCTGGCACTTGAAAAAGCGCGTCGGCGGTTCGTCGGCCGAGCCGGTCTGTTTGATCGTGTACCAGGCCTTGCCGTGCCCGCACTTCTCGCAGGTCACGTCGTCGGCCGTCGGTTTGCCCTCGAAGCTGTCGCCCTCTTCGGTCTCGATCAGTTCGTCCCCGCTCTGTTCCTCGGTAGAGACGAACTTCTCGGCGGCGGCCTCGTCTTTTTCCTGCTCGGCCCCACAGGACGAACAGACCATCACGTCGCCGTCCGCGTGCATCATCGAACCGCACTCGTCACAGAATTGCATAGGAGTTCTCCGGTCTGTTCCGAGATTTGCGACTCCGCCCCTTTTGTCTTTGCAACCGCGGTCGCGCTCGCCGTCGAACCATCAGTTCGAACATAATAGTTTATTAATCAGTTTTTCCAACAGTTCGTCGCCGAGCGATCGGTCGGCCCTCCAGGCACCTGCTTTCCGAAGCCGGGACTCCATCGCTCGCGGCGCTGCGCTGTGGGCAACTGATACTGACGACCCGGCTCGCCGTCGCACGATCCGATCAGAGCGGCTGGAGCGAGTCGATGCCGCGCACCTCGACCCGTGCCCCGCCGGATTCGCTTTCCGTCACCGCCACGGTCCAGTCGTGGGCCTCGACCACTCGCTGGACGATGGCGAGGCCGAGTCCGGTCCCGTCGTCGGCCGTGGTGACGCCGGGTTCGAGCACCTCCTCGCGCCGATCGGCGGGGATGCCGGGGCCGTCGTCTTCGACGAAAAAGCCCGTGCCGTCGGCGTTGCCGAGCGGTCCGACACGGATCGCGGGGTCGGCTGCGCCGTGTTCGACGGCGTCCTCCTGAGCCTGCGAAGGAGGGCTCGTCGAGCCGTGCTCGACGGCGTTGCGAAAGCAGTTCGCGAACGCCTGCGAGAGGCGGTCGGGGTCGGCCCTGAGCGTGGCGTCGCCGTTCTCGACCGAGAGCGTCGCGGGGCCCGAGTCGACGGCCGCCCAGGCGTCGGTGGCGACGGCCTCGAGCGACGTGCGCTCGGTCTCGTCGATGACTCGGCCGTCGCGGGCCAGTTCCAGCACGTCCTCGACGAGCGTCCGCATCCGTTCTAAGGCCTCGGCGATCCGGTCGAGCTGCTCGTCGTCGCCGTCCTCCCGCGCCATCTCCAGGTACGTCTCCGCGATCTCGATGGGGTTGCGCAGGTCGTGGGAGACGACGCTCGCGAAGGTCTCCAGGCGCTCGTTCCGCTCGGTGAGCTCGTCGACCTCGGCCTGCAGTTCGCGCTCGCGCTCGGGGCGGTCGCCGAGGTCGGTGTACAGGAGGTAGCCGCCGTCGTCGGTCGGGACGTTGCGCAGGCGGAACCGGCGTTCGCCACTCGCGGTGTCGCAGTCGGTCTCCCGGTCGAGGGGGTCACCCGACTGGATGGCGCGGGCGACGGCGTCGAGGGCGTCGTCGTCGGCCAGCGTCGCCCGCAGCGAGACCTCGGCGCCGTCGACGGTGAAGGTCTCGCGGAACGCGGGGTTGATAGAGCGGACGACGATTCCGTCGGCCCCTTTCTCGTACTGGACCACGGGGTCCGGGTGGGCCGTGAGCAAGGTGTCCTCGGTCCGGCGCTCCCGTTCGGCCATGCGTCGTCCGGAGTTGGGCGACCCCCTTGGAGTAGCTGTCGACCGTTACGAACCGTGAGCCGGTGGCTCGGACGGTGATATCGCCCGAACGTATTTGAACGCGGCTCCGATACGGGAGACTGACACTGTGTCCCACGAGTTCAGCACCGCGCCGAAGGTTCTGGTCGTCGACGACGAGGAGGACGTCGCAGAAGCTTACGCGTTGAAGCTCAGGGACGACTACGACACAGAGCTGGCCTACGGGGGCGAGGCGGCCCTCGAGATGGCCGACGCGAGCACCGACGCGGTGTTGCTCGACCGCCGGATGCCGGACATCCACGGCGACGAAGTCCTCGAGCGCCTCCGCGAACGGGGCTTCACCGCGCCCGTCATCATGGTGACCGCGGTCGACCCCGACCTCAACATCCTGGAGATGGACTTCGACGACTACCTCTGTAAACCGGTGGACAGGGACACGCTCCGGCAGACGCTCGACCAGCACCTCGAACGGACCGCGACCGATCCCAAGCTCGAGGAGTTTTTCGGCCTGCTGTCGAAACTCTCGGTCCTGGAGGCGGAACTGCAGCCGAGCGAACTGGAAAACGACGAGGAGTTCCAGCGACTCAAGCGTCGCGCGGTGAAACTCAGCGACGAACTCCGGGATTCCGTCGACGATTTCGAGGAGATCGTCGAGACACACCGGTCGGTCGACCGGGGAACGCGCACGTCGCTGTGACTCACTCCCCGCCCAGTTCCGTCCCGCGCTCTTCGAGCGCCCGCTGTTCCGCGACGATCGGACAGTTCAGCAACCGGACCGTCTCCACGTCGAGGAACTCGACGATGGCCGCGCCGTCGTAGGTACAGCGGACCTCCGGGGGCCCGCTGAAGTGCTCGCAGCGCTCGCAGAACCGGTGTTTCGAGACCTCCGAGTAGACCCGGTCCTCCGGCTCCGAGCCGTCCCGATTCTGGAGGTCCTCCCAGACGGCGTCGTGGTCGATCTCCTCGACCCCCGCGGACTCGAAGGCGCAGAACGGGTCGTCGTCCCCTTCCCCCTGCCGAGGCGTCGAGAACGACGCGAAGGGGTCGTCGGTCGGTTCCGCGTCCGCCGGGTCGGCGTCGGGGCCGGCCGCGCCCGCCGCGGTTTCGCCGTCCCGGTCGGTACCGTCCTCGGGACGCTCCCCGACTGCCCCGGGGTCGCCGGGATCCGCCGCGCTTTCCCGATCGAACGGGTCGTCGGGCAGTCGGCCCGGTGGCGACTCGGCGGTCGAGTCGGGGTCCACGGCGTCGAAGTCGTCGCCGTCCGTATCGTCGGCCGGCCCTTCCAGGTCCTCGAAGGGATCGTCCTCGGGCGCCTCGAAGTCGGCGAAGGGGTCGTCGTCCTCGTCGTCAGGCATCGTCGTCCTCCGGGGCCGCGATCCCCTGGGCCTTCACGAGCGTGGGGTTGCCGAAGAAGCTGTCCTTGGGCTCGACGTCGGTGACGGTGGCCTCGCAGTGCGGACACTCGGGGTCGGTCATGAGGGCGATCTCGACGCCCTCGCCACAGACCGTGCATTTGGCCCGGTCGACGTCGAGTTCGGCGGCGGCGCGCTTGATCCCCTCGACGGAGGCGGCCCGCTTCGAGTTCCGCCGGGTGTCGTTCCGCAGGTCTCGGACGACGTGGGCGACGGTCCTGAGTTTCTCTTCGGCGTCCGCCATCGAACCCTCCAGGTCCTCGAGGCGGGCCTCGCTGTCCTCGGCCAGCGCGTCGAGTCGGTCGCGGAGGCTGTCGACGTCGTCGTCGAGTTCCGCGAGGTCGGCCGCCACCTCGTCGACGTCGTCGGCCAGGTCCGGGTGGCCGTGGTCGGCGGGCGCTTTGGCGTCGGTCTCCCGCTTGACCTGGACGACGCGCTCGCGCACGTCCGTGATCTTGGCCATGAAGTCGTCCTCGACCGCGCCGAGGCGTTCGTCGAGGCGGTCGTCGACCCGCCCGCTCGCGCGCTCGGCGGCGGTCTCGGCCACGTCTTCCAGTCGGTCGTCGAGTGCCTCCTGGAGGGTCGCCTCGATCGCGTCCTGCACTTTCGCGTCGACGTCGAGTCGCTCGGCCACGGCCTCTGCGATCTCGGGGAGGCGGTCCCCGAGGGCGTCCTGCACGGCCGTCTCGACGTCGATGGCGTCCGCCAGCGAGTCCGGGTCGGCGTCGTCCAGTTCCTCGGCGGCGCGGTGGGCCGCCAGCAACTGGGCCAGCACGGTCTCCCGGTCGCTCCCCTGGCTCGTGGCCTGCTCGTCGATCCACGTCGCCAACTCCGGCGGGAGCGAAACCGTCACCGGCTCGTCCGTCGGCTCACTGGCCATCTACTCGCAGTTGTCACCTTCGGCAGTTAAGGGTTTGCCACAGTTTATCAGTTCGTAAAACAACGGGACGGCGACTGAAAGCGTGCCTCGCGGCCGAGTGCGGGCCGCTGCGCGATCGGTGCCGGAAACCTGTCAACGGATCTTCCGGACGTCGCTGATGTCGAAGCCGGCGTCGCCGATCTCGGTCTCGAAGCGGATGATGTTCTCGTCCTCGATCCGCGAGAGGACGCCGCGGAACTTCTTGAACACGAGGGTGCGTGCCCGCTCGGAGCCGCCCTGCTCCCACTCGAAGATCATGGTCCCGTTGGCGGCGTCGACGAGCTGGCCGTGCTCTTCGGGCGTGACCGTCTCGTGGTTGACGTGGACGAGGATCAGCCCGTTCCAGGCGTGGGCGGCCTTCTGGAGGCCCTTGACGAGGTAGACGATGTCCGACCAGTCCCGGTCCTCCCCCATCGCGCTGATCAGGTCCGACAGCGAGTCCAGGATGACGAGGTTGCCCGCGGCGTGTTCGTTGAGGTACCGCCCGAGGGCGGCGAAGATGTCCTCGCGGTCGTGTCGGCCGGCCATGTCCCGGATGTGGCCGGTCTCCTCGGCGTACCAGTCCCGGGGGACGCTACTGGCGTGGAAGTACGCCTCGGCCATGTCGACGAACGAGACCGACGAGAAGCCCGACTCGACGATCTCTGTGTCCATGGTCCGGTCCATCTCCCGGTAGAGCTGGTCGCTGTCGGCCGTGAAGGAGACGTAGTGGATCTCGTCGCTCACCGAGGCCTCCGCGTCGAGATTTCCGTAGTAGAGGTCGTGGAGTTCCCGGTCGGCGGTGGCCAGCCCGTTCAGGACGGCGCTCGTGTACATGAACTCTCGCGAGCCGGCCCCCGCCTCGCCCGACAGCAGGACGACGCTGCCCGGCGGTGCCCCCCCGTCGATGATCGTATCCAGCTGCCGGATACCGAAGGGGATGCGGTCCATGCCACCCACAAACGGACCCGCCGCTTTACTACTTGCGGCGGGTTCGGCCGCCGAAACGTCCCCTCAGGAATCGACCCGGATGCCGTCCACCGCGGGTGCGCTGACGACGACCCGGCCGTCGACGCCGACCGATTCGAGTGCGTCGCGGGCGGCCGCGCGGGCCTCGTCGGCCCGAGCCGCGTCGGTCACCGCGTAGACCGCCGGCCCCCACGAGGACTGGCCGGTGCCCGTGATCGCCGGGCAATCGGAGAGTTCGTCGACGATCCGGCCCGCCGGCGGGCGGTAGACGCCGCCCTGTTCGTCGGCGTACCAGGCGCCGTTGAGGCGGCCGAGCGTGGCGACGCCCGCGCCGAAGGTCGCCCGGTCGCCCTCGGCGGCGGCCGGGAGCACGCGCCTGAGGAGGACGCCACCGATCTCGTCGGCGATCCCCGGATCGGCGCGCTCGACGACCGCGCGCATGCTCTCGTCCTCGCGGTCGCCGCTGCGCCCCGCCGACACGTCGGGGACTGCGACGACGAAGCGCCAGTCGTCCGGGAGTTCGTGGCGAGCGGTCACCGGCGGGACCGTCCACTCGCCGTCGGCGGGCGGCGCGGCCGTGAACAGCTCTGTGGGGTGCCCGCCGTCGACGAGGAATCCCCCGCGCTCGGCGACGGCGACGCCGACGCCGCTGCGGCCGCCCCGGCCCATCGCCGGCGCGCGCTCGCGGAAGGACGGTTCGCGGTCATGGGCGGCTGCGACGGCCGCCAGCGTCGCCAGCGCGAGTTGCGTCCCGCTGCCCAGCCCGACGTGGCGGGGGAGCCGCTCGGTCACGGTCACGTCGGCTCCCGAAACCTCCAGCAGGTCGACGGCCGTCCTGGCCTGGGCGGCCACGAGGTCGTCGTCGCAGTGGACCGTGTCGGCGGGGTCGGCTTCCACGACCACCCGCGGCTCCTCGAGGGCGACCCCGACGCCGCCGTAGAGGCGCTCGCGGGCCAGCGAGAGGTTCTGGAAGCCGAAGTGGAGGCGGGCCCCGGCGACCGCGCGTGCAGTCATGGCTGGTCCTTTCGGCCTGACCGACATTGCAGTTGCGGGTTCCAGTGGGCTGCGCCGACTGGCCGCCGGGAGGCCGCTGGTGTCCCCGCGACGGCCGAACCCGTTCGGCCGGGCTCGGATCGCGGGGCGGCGGCTATCGGGGAATTAAAGCCGCCAGCGCGTCTTGTCCTCGCGCATGAGCCAGCAACCGCAGGAACCCACACACGAGGGGAAACCCGACGACCTCCCGAGCAACGAGGTCACGGAGGGGACGGAGAAGGCCCCACACCGCGCGATGTTCCGCGCGATGGGCTACGACGACGAGGACCTCTCCTCCCCCATGGTCGGCGTCGCCAACCCGGCGGCCGACATCACCCCCTGTAACGTGCATCTGGACGACGTCGCCGATTCCGCCTACGAGGGCATCGACGGGGGCGACGGGATGCCCATCGAGTTCGGCACGATCACCATCTCGGACGCCATCTCCATGGGCACCGAGGGGATGAAGGCCTCCCTCATCAGTCGGGAGGTCATCGCCGACTCCGTCGAACTCGTCGCCTTCGGCGAGCGCATGGACGGCCTCGTGACGATCGGCGGCTGTGACAAGAACATGCCCGGGATGATGATGGCCGCCATCCGGACGGATCTCCCCTCGGTCTTCCTCTACGGCGGGTCGATCATGCCCGGTGAGCACGACGGCCGGGAGGTCACCATCCAGAACGTCTTCGAGGGCGTCGGCGCGGTCGCCGACGGCGACATGAGCGAGGACGAACTCGACGACCTGGAGCGCAACGCCTGCCCCGGCGCGGGCTCATGCGGCGGGATGTTCACCGCCAACACGATGGCCTCCATCTCCGAGGCGCTCGGGTTCGCCCCCCTCGGGTCTGCCTCCCCGCCGGCCGAGGACGAGGCCCGCTACGAGGAGGCCGAACGCGCCGGCGAACTCGCCGTCGAGGTCGTCCGGGAGCGGCGCAAGCCCTCCGATTTCCTCACCAAGGGGTCCTTCGAGAACGCCATCGCGCTACAGGTCGCCATCGGCGGGTCGACCAACGCCGTCCTCCACCTGCTGGCGATGGCCGCCGAGGCCGGCGTCGACCTGGACATCCAGGACTTCAACCGCATCAGCGCGCGAACGCCGAAGATCGCCGACCTCCAGCCCGGCGGCGAGAAGGTGATGAACGACCTCCACGAGGTCGGCGGCGTGCCCGTCGTGCTCAAAGAACTCCTCGACGCGGACCTGCTCCACGGCGACGCGCTGACCGTGACGGGCGAGACGATGGCAGAGGCCATCGAAGCGGTCGACCCGCCCGCCATCGCCGACCTGGACGCGGACTTCCTCGAGACGGTCGCGGACCCGATCCACGAGCGCGGCGCGATCCGGATCCTCACGGGCAACCTCGCGCCCGGTGGCGCGGTCATCAAGATCACCGGCGACGACCACCTCCACCACGAGGGTCCCGTCCGGGTGTTCGAGCAGGAGGCCGACGCCATGCGGTACGTCCAGGAGGGGAAGGTCGAGACGGGTGACGCCATCGTCATCCGCAACGAGGGCCCCAAGGGCGGCCCCGGGATGCGGGAGATGCTGGGCGTCACCTCCGCTGTCGCCGGCCAGGGCCACGCCGACGACGTGGCGCTGCTCACCGACGGCCGGTTCTCCGGTGCCACGCGCGGCTTCTCCATCGGCCACGTCGCCCCCGAGGCGTTCGTGGGCGGCCCCATCGCCGCGCTGGAGGACGGCGACGTGCTCACCATCGACATCGACGACCTCGAACTCTCGGTGGACGTCTCCGAGGAAGAGATGGAGCGCCGCCTCGAAGAGCGCGACCCGCCGGAGCCGAACTACACGAACGGCGTGCTGGCGAAGTACGGACAGCTGTTCGACTCGGCGGAAAACGGCGCGGTGACGAGTCCGGGCGCGAAGCGGGACTGAGTTTCGGCGCGGCTCACGTCCCTCGAATCGAGCGGATGGTTATATTCTCGCTGCCAGTCGCGGTGTAGAGGCCGGCGCCGTTCGCGTCGGCGGTCACGTTCACCAGCCGCGCGTCGGTCACGCCGTCGAAGTCGAGGCCCCACAGGCGATTACCGGTCACGGTGAGGTCGCGGACCCGGATCGAACTCGCGTCGCGGACGACGAGCCCGCTCCCCTCGTTATCGGTCGCGGTCGCGTTCCCG
Above is a genomic segment from Halorientalis sp. LT38 containing:
- a CDS encoding sensor histidine kinase gives rise to the protein MAERERRTEDTLLTAHPDPVVQYEKGADGIVVRSINPAFRETFTVDGAEVSLRATLADDDALDAVARAIQSGDPLDRETDCDTASGERRFRLRNVPTDDGGYLLYTDLGDRPERERELQAEVDELTERNERLETFASVVSHDLRNPIEIAETYLEMAREDGDDEQLDRIAEALERMRTLVEDVLELARDGRVIDETERTSLEAVATDAWAAVDSGPATLSVENGDATLRADPDRLSQAFANCFRNAVEHGSTSPPSQAQEDAVEHGAADPAIRVGPLGNADGTGFFVEDDGPGIPADRREEVLEPGVTTADDGTGLGLAIVQRVVEAHDWTVAVTESESGGARVEVRGIDSLQPL
- a CDS encoding response regulator transcription factor, giving the protein MSHEFSTAPKVLVVDDEEDVAEAYALKLRDDYDTELAYGGEAALEMADASTDAVLLDRRMPDIHGDEVLERLRERGFTAPVIMVTAVDPDLNILEMDFDDYLCKPVDRDTLRQTLDQHLERTATDPKLEEFFGLLSKLSVLEAELQPSELENDEEFQRLKRRAVKLSDELRDSVDDFEEIVETHRSVDRGTRTSL
- a CDS encoding RAD55 family ATPase, producing MDRIPFGIRQLDTIIDGGAPPGSVVLLSGEAGAGSREFMYTSAVLNGLATADRELHDLYYGNLDAEASVSDEIHYVSFTADSDQLYREMDRTMDTEIVESGFSSVSFVDMAEAYFHASSVPRDWYAEETGHIRDMAGRHDREDIFAALGRYLNEHAAGNLVILDSLSDLISAMGEDRDWSDIVYLVKGLQKAAHAWNGLILVHVNHETVTPEEHGQLVDAANGTMIFEWEQGGSERARTLVFKKFRGVLSRIEDENIIRFETEIGDAGFDISDVRKIR
- a CDS encoding beta-ribofuranosylaminobenzene 5'-phosphate synthase family protein, with translation MTARAVAGARLHFGFQNLSLARERLYGGVGVALEEPRVVVEADPADTVHCDDDLVAAQARTAVDLLEVSGADVTVTERLPRHVGLGSGTQLALATLAAVAAAHDREPSFRERAPAMGRGGRSGVGVAVAERGGFLVDGGHPTELFTAAPPADGEWTVPPVTARHELPDDWRFVVAVPDVSAGRSGDREDESMRAVVERADPGIADEIGGVLLRRVLPAAAEGDRATFGAGVATLGRLNGAWYADEQGGVYRPPAGRIVDELSDCPAITGTGQSSWGPAVYAVTDAARADEARAAARDALESVGVDGRVVVSAPAVDGIRVDS
- the ilvD gene encoding dihydroxy-acid dehydratase, whose protein sequence is MSQQPQEPTHEGKPDDLPSNEVTEGTEKAPHRAMFRAMGYDDEDLSSPMVGVANPAADITPCNVHLDDVADSAYEGIDGGDGMPIEFGTITISDAISMGTEGMKASLISREVIADSVELVAFGERMDGLVTIGGCDKNMPGMMMAAIRTDLPSVFLYGGSIMPGEHDGREVTIQNVFEGVGAVADGDMSEDELDDLERNACPGAGSCGGMFTANTMASISEALGFAPLGSASPPAEDEARYEEAERAGELAVEVVRERRKPSDFLTKGSFENAIALQVAIGGSTNAVLHLLAMAAEAGVDLDIQDFNRISARTPKIADLQPGGEKVMNDLHEVGGVPVVLKELLDADLLHGDALTVTGETMAEAIEAVDPPAIADLDADFLETVADPIHERGAIRILTGNLAPGGAVIKITGDDHLHHEGPVRVFEQEADAMRYVQEGKVETGDAIVIRNEGPKGGPGMREMLGVTSAVAGQGHADDVALLTDGRFSGATRGFSIGHVAPEAFVGGPIAALEDGDVLTIDIDDLELSVDVSEEEMERRLEERDPPEPNYTNGVLAKYGQLFDSAENGAVTSPGAKRD